The following DNA comes from Allobranchiibius huperziae.
AGTAGGTCATCGTGGGGATGTTGGCGACGGTGTCGGTGGGCGAGGACACCGCGCTCGCGACGCCCTTGAAGGTGCCGAAGCGGGACAGCGCCGAGGTGAGGGCCCAGCGCTCCATGCCGCAGTAGGGGCAGTATTCGGCACCGATGTAGAGGATCCGCGGTTTTCCGTCGACGGTGTCCGCCGATCCGTTCGTGGCCTTCGGCGCCTGCGACGCGGTCCCGGCACCCACGGTGTCGAACGTGGCGGCGGGGACGTTCTCCACCTTGCTGATGAACGCCGAGTCGCGGGCGTTGGCCTTGGCCTTGGCGTCGTTGTCCTTCTGCTGCTGACGCGACACGAGGTAGAAGCCGCCGACGACCACGAGCACCACCACGACCACCGCGGCCGTGATGGCCGCCATGATCTTGCGTTGCCGCTCGCGCTTCTGCTCGGCCTGCAGGCGAGCCAGCTTGGCCTTGCCGGTCTCTCGGGCGTTCGAGGTGCTCACAGATGTCCCTACGTGTCGGTCTCGATGGCGGCGCCAGAGTAACCCAGGCCCCTGTCAGACCGGCTCACTCCTGCATGGCCTTCGCCGCCGTGAGGTAGCACGACAGCGCGCTCTGGTCCGGCGCACCGGACAGCCACTCGCCGAGCGCGTTCAGCACGAGCCGTACGAAGGACCAGTGTCGTGCGAGGTCCTCGTCCAGGCCGGCGCTCTCGCAGAGCACGCCGAGGCGGGCGCGCAGGTGGGCGCGCACGCTGGTCGCCCGCAGCGCCTCGTCCCAGCGGTTCCAGATGACGGGGGCGACCGCGAACTCCCACCGTGCGTTGATCGGCTTCGGGTCGATGGCGAGCCACGGCTCACGATCGCCGGCGAGCACGTTGGCGAAATGCAGGTCCTGGTGGACCAGATCGGCGCGGCTTCCCTCGGCGAGATCGCCCAGCAGCGATGCGGCCTGCTGGGTCATCCGGCGCGGCACCTGCGGCGACCCTGCGCGGCACAGCTCGCGCCACCTCCCGCACTCGTCGGGCAGGTTCGTGACCCGTGCCATGGGTGGGGCGTCGAGACGACGGAAGAGCCCTCCGATCACCTCGCACGCGTCCAGGATCGGGACGGTCTCGAGGCTGGTGTCGCCGTGCAGCCGTTCGAGCACCATCGCCCAGCGGCCCGGGTCTGCCGCGAGGAGTCGTACGGCGCCCGTGCCGTCCCAGGTGCGCAGGGCCAGGTGCTCGTACTTCGCCTCCGGGTGCGGCCAGGTGACCTTCAGCACCGCGGGCTCGCCGTCGCGCCGGCACGGTACGACGAGTGCGCACTCCCCGTGCCGGGTCGCCGACGGGTCGTCGTCCAGCTCCAGCTGCCACAGGTCCGCACTCTCCTCGACGAGCCGGGGCAGGCTGGCCAGCCAGGTGGTGCCATCGGGTCCACCACCCTCGGCCGGTCGCCCGTCGACCTTCGCGAAGAACGCCGGCGGGATCGTGACGGGCAGGCCGCTCACCCGATCAGACCGGGGAACGGTTCGGGCGGCAGCCCCCACCGCCAGCCGAGGGCGGTGGCGTCGCTCCACAGGTGCACGAGCGCAAGGAGGTCCCCACGGGTGCCGCGCGCCGACCCGACCTGGGCGGCGCAGGCCGTGACCACGTCGCTGAGCAGATCGCGCGCCAGCGTCGTGCGGGCGTCCTCCGTCGTGGGCTGTACGGCGAGTGGGTAGACCAGTCGGGCGGGCGGGCCCTTCGGCCCGGCGGCAGGTTCGAGCCGGGACCGTGCGGCGTCCATCGTGACGACGGCGGCGGAGGGCAGCGTGCGGGCGCGCGCGGGCGTCCTCGCCGCGATGATCTCCAGGCCGTAGACGGCGGTGCGGACCGACGGCAGCAGCGCGGCGGCGGTCGCCCCGGACACCTGCTCGCCGCCCCAGGCCGGCGCGGCCCCCTGCACCGTCGCACCTGCAGCGTCGAACGCCAGC
Coding sequences within:
- a CDS encoding DUF929 family protein, which translates into the protein MSTSNARETGKAKLARLQAEQKRERQRKIMAAITAAVVVVVLVVVGGFYLVSRQQQKDNDAKAKANARDSAFISKVENVPAATFDTVGAGTASQAPKATNGSADTVDGKPRILYIGAEYCPYCGMERWALTSALSRFGTFKGVASAVSSPTDTVANIPTMTYLNASYTSQYIAFKSYETETRDEQPLQKVSAADAALQNKYDSQGSIPFLLYGGLYTSSGATYDGTALQNMSSAAVTQQMLSPTTAISKGILGASNVISAQICVLTKGAPANVCSSAGVKAASAKLAS
- a CDS encoding aminoglycoside phosphotransferase family protein — its product is MSGLPVTIPPAFFAKVDGRPAEGGGPDGTTWLASLPRLVEESADLWQLELDDDPSATRHGECALVVPCRRDGEPAVLKVTWPHPEAKYEHLALRTWDGTGAVRLLAADPGRWAMVLERLHGDTSLETVPILDACEVIGGLFRRLDAPPMARVTNLPDECGRWRELCRAGSPQVPRRMTQQAASLLGDLAEGSRADLVHQDLHFANVLAGDREPWLAIDPKPINARWEFAVAPVIWNRWDEALRATSVRAHLRARLGVLCESAGLDEDLARHWSFVRLVLNALGEWLSGAPDQSALSCYLTAAKAMQE